The Miscanthus floridulus cultivar M001 chromosome 7, ASM1932011v1, whole genome shotgun sequence genome includes a region encoding these proteins:
- the LOC136463948 gene encoding uncharacterized protein: MDALVASYASDSDSDGGEPAAVSGDAPVVAEPSALLPPPPLDLLQPPNFVDYSAMAQGGRVRSFPHVEGNFAVHVYIPVVIPSDARKQLALSMKRAASLVPDLYAVDADYALSELCKDEQKLEKVLLSREFHVSLGRPVAVQVHQIDSFVAMLRQKFQPQQRYWMEFNKWEHFVNDDCTRSFLSLEVTRTGLPEIRKQILMVDEVYRLHGLPEFYTNPRPHISLVWALGDVTGKLKQAIKDIEKYQSSMSSLQKCNVRCKFSRVVCKVGKKVYDICKVAD, translated from the exons ATGGACGCGCTCGTGGCGAGCTACGCGTCCGACTCCGACTCTGACGGCGGCGAGCCGGCTGCCGTCTCCGGAGACGCCCCGGTGGTCGCGGAACCTTCGGCCTTGCTCCCACCTCCTCCCCTCGACCTCCTCCAGCCCCCCAACTTCGTAG ATTACTCGGCGATGGCGCAGGGAGGTCGTGTCCGGAGTTTCCCCCATGTGGAAGGCAACTTTGCTGTACATGTTTATATCCCTG TCGTCATACCTTCTGATGCAAGGAAACAGCTGGCCCTTTCTATGAAAAGAGCTGCATCTCTTGTGCCGGATCTCTATGCTGTTGATGCAGACTATGCACTTTCTGAATTGTGCAAAGATGAACAGAAACTTGAGAAAGTGCTTCTGAGCAGGGAGTTTCATGTAAGCTTGGGAAGACCTGTTGCAGTCCAGGTGCATCAGATTGACTCATTTGTTGCAATGCTTCGTCAGAAATTCCAGCCACAACAACG GTACTGGATGGAGTTCAACAAATGGGAGCACTTTGTCAATGACGATTGTACACGGTCATTTCTTTCACTAGAAGTTACAAGAACTGGTTTGCCAGAG ATAAGGAAGCAGATACTTATGGTAGATGAAGTATATCGATTGCATGGTCTTCCGGAATTTTACACG AATCCACGGCCACATATATCGTTGGTGTGGGCATTGGGTGATGTCACTGGCAAACTAAAGCAGGCAATAAAGGACATTGAAAAATATCAGAGCAGTATGAGCTCATTGCAAAAATGTAATGTTCGATGCAAGTTCAGTCGTGTAGTTTGTAAAGTAGGTAAGAAGGTGTATGATATCTGTAAAGTTGCAGATTGA
- the LOC136463949 gene encoding protein ORANGE, chloroplastic-like: MLCSGRMLACNGLLPGRLRLPRADAYRLRPPALARRWRVAASAAASGGSSDLPSSSSSPPTPPFGVGDDQTAASPGFCIIEGPETVQDFAKLDLQEIQDNIRSRRNKIFLHMEEIRRLRIQQRIKNVELGISDEESDRELPDFPSFIPFLPPLSAANLKVYYATCFTLIASIMVFGGFLAPILELKLGLGGTSYEDFIRSVHLPMQLSQVDPIVASFSGGAVGVISALMVVEINNVKQQEHKRCKYCLGTGYLACARCSSTGALVLTEPVSTFSDGNQPLSAPKTERCPNCSGSGKVMCPTCLCTGMAMASEHDPRIDPFI, translated from the exons ATGCTCTGCTCCGGCCGCATGCTGGCCTGCAACGGCCTCTTGCCCGGTCGGCTCCGGCTGCCGAGGGCCGACGCCTACCGCCTGCGCCCACCAGCGCTCGCGCGGAGGTGGCGCGTCGCGGCCTCCGCTGCGGCGTCCGGCGGCTCCTCTGACCTcccatcgtcgtcgtcttcgccgcctactccgccgttcggggTCGGGGACGACCAGACCGCCGCATCACCTGG GTTTTGCATCATCGAAGGGCCTGAGACAGTCCAAGATTTTGCAAAACTTGACTTGCAGGAGATTCAGGATAACATTAGGAGCCGCCGAAACAAGATTTTCTTGCATATGGAGGAG ATTCGACGGTTGAGAATACAGCAAAGAATAAAAAATGTGGAACTCGGAATTTCAGATGAAGAGAGTGATCGGGAACTCCCTGATTTTCCATCATTTATTCCATTTTTGCCTCCTCTG AGTGCAGCTAATCTAAAGGTCTACTATGCCACATGTTTCACCCTCATAGCTAGTATAATGGTCTTCGGTGGTTTTCTTGCACCAATC CTGGAACTTAAACTCGGTCTAGGGGGTACATCTTATGAAGACTTTATCCGCAGCGTTCATCTGCCCATGCAGTTGAG TCAGGTAGATCCCATTGTGGCATCTTTCTCAGGCGGAGCAGTTGGAGTTATCTCTGCCCTAATGGTTGTTGAGATAAACAATGTCAAGCAGCAGGAGCATAAGCGGTGCAAATACTGTTTAGGAACCG GATACCTGGCATGTGCCCGCTGTTCAAGCACGGGCGCTCTTGTGCTCACAGAGCCTGTTTCAACATTCAGTGACGGCAATCAGCCTTTATCCGCACCAAAGACAGAGAGATGCCCGAATTGCTCAGGCTCGGGAAAG GTGATGTGCCCAACATGCCTCTGCACTGGGATGGCAATGGCAAGCGAGCATGACCCCCGGATCGATCCGTTTATTTGA